The following coding sequences lie in one Pontibacter sp. G13 genomic window:
- a CDS encoding T9SS type A sorting domain-containing protein, whose translation MTRITSLFTWLLLCVGIAFAPSNAQAQGTITIDHKTQRFIDGISQLDRSKYITFHGYFGKGSTDADLASFRNTYNLASDYVGGRRAWSPLNKVDDDLAGTIPNVQEKYNGIRTVDGTVATGRADLLMHNPNIDYSTTDITQRIADVTAYIAQSYKDEWDDCPTYYEPFNEPMIKASDFYPQASNTAQNDIIITKICEFHREMGAALKVYPELQNIQMIGYASAFPEFEKNDFTLWQKRYKKFIDIAGAEMDGFSIHLYDGVGVNNSGGRRSGSNMEALLDMIEAYSFEKLGVVKPIAVTEFGRLVESQPGWVAGGSVSNYEPVENSQAVRSQNHMVMSFMDRAENLLVAIPFSVGKTNPFDDKFSRASLWVEQADGSYLLTQRRFFYEIWKDVQGERVYINSSNIDVQSQAFVDGNKLYVVLNNLNDATQTVNMNLLDQAGLQSVQTKRLKIFTNQVPQLTTSSSSSAPSSVSVAYGETVVLTYTFGSNVNFTNDITSKKFYATSTLKPITANTDVTFTINGVNKGSGSGEGKLRIGVGRALTLNRQPIVKINGQTVSYSGDIIKGYDQSTREQFFGILEIPVDLSLVNAGTNTVKVQFPDGGGHVSSVILQVSAYTTPVNPSPGGGSTATFRNLGSNKYMSAATPTLMNTVTTAGATEEFEIIDLDGGALANGLVALKGSNGLYVSSENGTKEMTCTRPNVGAWEEFTLEEISSGVYALKANNAQYLRENMLCTSTSAGTWQQWTVDLSTIASFQNLGSGNYMSSANANQMSTVGSVGATEKFEIIDAGSGLVALKGSNGNYVSSENGTQEMTCNTATIGAWEKFTLEDQGDGSFALLANNNQYLRENMLCTSPSVSNWQKWTVTTGLSARRGIEAVEEPFEVYPNPMTGTAVMVNWEQAAAPYTIQIMDLRGAVVFRTTDVEGRFKVSREALGENGIYIVSVNDGTTTQFSKLVVSGK comes from the coding sequence ATGACAAGGATTACCTCTTTGTTTACTTGGCTCCTACTCTGCGTAGGAATCGCATTCGCCCCAAGTAACGCACAAGCCCAAGGGACCATCACGATCGACCACAAGACCCAGCGGTTCATCGATGGCATCTCCCAACTGGATCGCAGCAAGTACATTACCTTCCACGGCTATTTTGGCAAAGGGTCCACCGATGCGGATTTGGCAAGCTTCCGGAATACCTACAATCTCGCATCCGACTATGTGGGTGGCCGTAGAGCTTGGAGTCCCCTGAACAAGGTCGATGACGATCTGGCCGGAACCATTCCCAACGTGCAGGAGAAATACAACGGCATTCGCACCGTGGACGGAACGGTCGCGACAGGGCGTGCGGATCTCCTGATGCACAATCCCAATATTGACTATTCCACCACGGACATCACACAGCGTATCGCGGATGTCACCGCTTACATTGCACAGAGCTATAAGGACGAATGGGACGATTGTCCGACCTATTATGAGCCGTTCAATGAACCGATGATCAAGGCTTCAGACTTTTACCCCCAAGCCTCCAACACGGCACAGAACGATATCATCATCACGAAGATCTGTGAATTTCACCGTGAGATGGGCGCTGCCCTCAAGGTGTATCCAGAGCTCCAGAATATCCAGATGATTGGCTATGCATCGGCTTTCCCCGAATTTGAGAAAAACGACTTCACCCTTTGGCAGAAGCGCTACAAGAAATTCATCGACATTGCAGGTGCTGAAATGGACGGATTTTCCATTCACTTGTATGATGGAGTCGGTGTCAATAACTCCGGCGGTCGTCGATCTGGTTCCAACATGGAGGCCCTGCTGGACATGATCGAGGCATACAGCTTCGAAAAGCTCGGGGTGGTGAAGCCTATCGCGGTAACAGAATTTGGCCGTTTGGTAGAAAGTCAGCCCGGTTGGGTGGCTGGCGGAAGCGTCTCCAACTATGAGCCTGTAGAAAACTCACAAGCTGTCCGCTCCCAGAACCACATGGTCATGAGCTTCATGGATCGCGCCGAAAATCTGTTGGTGGCCATTCCCTTCTCCGTCGGAAAGACCAATCCCTTTGACGACAAATTCTCCCGCGCCTCTTTGTGGGTGGAACAGGCCGATGGTTCCTATTTGCTCACCCAGCGTCGATTCTTCTATGAAATCTGGAAGGATGTCCAAGGAGAACGCGTATACATCAATTCCTCCAACATCGACGTCCAGTCTCAGGCATTTGTAGATGGCAACAAGCTCTATGTCGTCCTCAACAACTTGAATGACGCCACCCAGACGGTGAACATGAACCTCTTGGATCAGGCGGGCTTGCAGAGTGTCCAGACCAAGCGTCTCAAGATTTTCACCAACCAAGTTCCGCAACTGACTACTTCCAGCTCTTCCTCCGCTCCATCGAGTGTCAGTGTGGCCTATGGCGAAACTGTAGTATTGACCTATACATTTGGTTCGAATGTCAATTTCACCAATGACATCACGAGCAAGAAATTCTACGCGACCAGCACCCTGAAGCCTATCACGGCCAATACCGATGTCACCTTTACCATCAATGGAGTGAACAAGGGCTCTGGATCTGGAGAAGGCAAGTTGAGAATCGGCGTAGGTCGTGCCCTCACCCTCAATCGTCAGCCCATCGTGAAGATCAATGGTCAGACTGTCAGCTACAGCGGTGACATCATCAAAGGATATGACCAAAGTACCCGAGAGCAATTCTTTGGGATCTTGGAAATCCCTGTAGACCTCAGTTTGGTGAATGCAGGTACCAATACCGTCAAGGTTCAATTCCCGGATGGAGGGGGACACGTGAGTTCCGTGATTCTTCAAGTGTCAGCCTACACCACACCCGTCAATCCAAGCCCGGGAGGGGGATCGACCGCGACCTTCCGAAATCTCGGCAGCAACAAGTACATGAGTGCTGCGACCCCTACCTTGATGAACACGGTCACCACGGCCGGCGCTACGGAGGAATTTGAAATCATCGACTTGGATGGAGGCGCTTTGGCCAATGGTCTGGTAGCCCTCAAGGGAAGCAACGGACTGTATGTCAGTTCTGAAAACGGCACCAAAGAAATGACCTGTACCCGCCCCAATGTCGGTGCTTGGGAGGAATTCACCTTGGAAGAAATCAGCAGTGGCGTATATGCGCTGAAAGCCAACAATGCACAATACCTGCGGGAAAACATGCTCTGTACGAGCACTAGCGCAGGAACATGGCAACAATGGACTGTGGACCTGAGCACCATTGCATCCTTCCAGAATCTCGGAAGCGGCAACTACATGAGCTCGGCCAATGCCAATCAGATGTCCACTGTCGGGAGCGTGGGGGCTACCGAGAAATTCGAAATCATCGATGCAGGAAGTGGACTGGTCGCGCTGAAAGGCAGCAATGGCAATTACGTCAGCTCCGAAAATGGCACGCAGGAAATGACCTGTAACACCGCTACCATTGGCGCTTGGGAAAAATTCACCTTGGAAGATCAGGGGGATGGCTCATTTGCACTCTTGGCAAACAACAACCAGTATCTTCGCGAAAACATGCTCTGCACATCGCCTAGTGTGAGCAATTGGCAGAAGTGGACCGTGACGACTGGATTGAGTGCGCGCCGTGGAATTGAGGCTGTGGAGGAACCATTCGAAGTGTATCCCAACCCGATGACTGGAACTGCGGTGATGGTCAATTGGGAACAAGCTGCTGCTCCCTACACCATCCAAATCATGGACTTGCGAGGAGCTGTGGTATTCCGGACTACCGATGTGGAGGGCAGATTCAAAGTATCCCGCGAGGCACTTGGGGAGAATGGCATCTATATCGTATCGGTCAATGATGGGACCACCACGCAATTCTCCAAACTTGTGGTAAGCGGGAAATAG
- a CDS encoding T9SS type A sorting domain-containing protein, producing the protein MRRITFLFACALLCVGIFVHPRTAQAQGTVTIDHKTQRYIDGVSQLDRGKYINFHGFFGNGSTDSDLVSFRNTYNVASTNVGSRRFWSPLNKVDDDAAGTIPSVTDKYNGTRTVDGTVATGKLNSLMHDPNVDYSVTDISQRSLDVAAYIAQSFKDEWDDVPTFYEPLNEPMVHANEFYPQNANSTQTDIIITKICEFYRDMGSALHAVPELSNMQMIGYASAYPQFENNDFDLFTRRYKKYIDIAGADMDGFSLHLYDGVGLNNSGGRRSGSNAEAIMDLVEAYSFEELGVVKPLAITEYGRLVESQPGWVAGGSVSNYEAVENSQALRSQNHMVMSFMERAGNMMISIPFSVGKSNPYNDKFSRAALWIEQTNGSYALTERRYFFEMWKDVQGDRVSINSSNIDVQTQAFVNGNKLYVVLNNLNDATQTVSLNMVDQTGLQTVQTKRLKVFTNAVPQFTTSSSSSAPSSLSIAYGETVVLTYTFGSNVSFTNDINSQKYYATSTLKPITANTDVTFTINGVSKGSGSGTATLRVGVGRNLGANLAPTVKVNGQTVTYSGDVIRGYDQSNRSRFFGILEIPVDMSLLNSGTNTVKVQFPDGGGHVSSVILQVEAYTTPVSGPASGTMATFQNLGSNKFMSSATPTLMNTVTTAGTTEEFEIIDLDGGSLAGGLVALKGSNGLYVSSENGTKEMTCNRATIGAWEQFTFEEISSGVYALKANNAQYLRENMLCTSPTAGSWQQWTVDMTTIASFQNLGSAKYMSSTNPSQMSTVTTLGTTEKFEIIDAGGGLVALKGSNGNYVSSENGTTEMTCNTATIGAWEKFTLEDQGDGSFALLANNGQYLRENMLCTSATVSSWQKWTVTTGLSARRGVEPPVEQSFEVYPNPLNGTAVVVNWEQAQAPYQIQIMDLRGVVVFRTSDVAGSVKIARDDLGGNGVYIVTVNDGKTTQFSKLVVNGR; encoded by the coding sequence ATGAGAAGGATTACCTTTTTGTTCGCTTGTGCGCTATTATGCGTAGGGATCTTCGTGCATCCCAGAACGGCCCAAGCCCAAGGGACCGTCACCATCGACCACAAGACCCAGCGATATATCGATGGCGTCTCCCAGTTGGATCGTGGCAAATACATCAACTTTCATGGCTTCTTCGGAAATGGGTCTACGGATTCAGATCTTGTAAGCTTCCGGAATACCTACAATGTCGCTAGCACCAATGTAGGTTCACGGAGATTCTGGAGCCCATTGAACAAGGTCGACGATGACGCCGCGGGAACCATTCCTAGCGTGACCGACAAGTACAATGGCACCAGAACGGTGGACGGGACTGTCGCTACCGGAAAGTTGAACTCGCTCATGCATGATCCCAATGTGGATTATTCGGTAACGGACATTTCTCAACGCTCCTTAGATGTGGCGGCTTATATCGCGCAAAGCTTCAAGGACGAATGGGACGATGTACCCACTTTCTACGAGCCCCTGAATGAGCCGATGGTTCACGCCAACGAGTTCTACCCGCAGAATGCCAATTCGACCCAGACCGATATCATCATCACCAAAATCTGCGAATTCTACCGCGACATGGGTTCTGCCCTTCACGCTGTGCCAGAATTGAGCAATATGCAGATGATCGGATATGCTTCTGCCTATCCTCAGTTCGAAAACAATGATTTCGACCTGTTCACTCGCCGTTACAAAAAGTACATCGACATCGCTGGTGCAGACATGGACGGATTCTCCCTCCACCTGTATGACGGCGTAGGACTCAACAACTCTGGCGGTCGTCGCTCAGGTTCCAATGCGGAAGCCATCATGGACTTGGTGGAGGCATACAGCTTTGAGGAATTGGGCGTGGTGAAGCCATTGGCCATCACAGAATATGGTCGCCTAGTGGAAAGTCAGCCCGGATGGGTAGCAGGAGGAAGCGTCTCCAACTACGAAGCTGTAGAAAACTCTCAAGCCCTCCGCTCGCAGAATCACATGGTCATGAGCTTCATGGAGCGCGCCGGCAACATGATGATCTCCATTCCTTTCTCTGTAGGAAAATCCAACCCATACAACGACAAGTTCTCTCGTGCAGCACTTTGGATCGAGCAAACCAACGGGTCCTACGCACTGACAGAGCGCCGCTATTTCTTCGAAATGTGGAAGGACGTACAAGGAGATCGCGTGAGCATCAATTCCTCCAACATCGATGTCCAGACACAGGCTTTCGTGAACGGAAACAAATTGTACGTGGTCCTCAACAACCTGAATGACGCTACCCAAACTGTCAGCCTCAACATGGTGGATCAGACAGGCCTACAAACTGTGCAAACCAAGCGCCTGAAGGTCTTCACCAACGCAGTACCTCAGTTTACGACCTCCAGCTCTTCCTCAGCTCCATCCAGCTTGAGCATTGCCTACGGAGAGACTGTGGTATTGACCTACACCTTTGGTTCCAATGTCAGCTTCACCAATGACATCAACAGCCAGAAGTACTACGCGACGTCCACATTGAAACCCATCACCGCCAATACCGATGTGACTTTCACCATCAATGGAGTAAGCAAAGGCTCTGGATCTGGTACTGCAACCTTGCGCGTAGGGGTAGGCCGGAATCTTGGCGCCAATCTCGCTCCGACCGTGAAAGTGAACGGACAGACCGTCACCTACAGTGGAGACGTAATCCGTGGATACGACCAAAGCAACCGCTCCAGATTCTTCGGCATCTTGGAGATCCCAGTAGATATGAGCCTCCTCAATTCTGGCACCAACACCGTGAAAGTGCAGTTTCCCGATGGCGGTGGACACGTGAGCTCTGTGATCCTGCAAGTGGAAGCCTATACCACACCCGTTTCCGGTCCAGCAAGTGGGACGATGGCCACGTTCCAGAATTTGGGGAGCAACAAATTCATGAGTTCCGCGACTCCAACCTTGATGAACACAGTCACTACCGCAGGTACTACCGAGGAATTCGAGATCATCGACTTGGATGGTGGTTCTCTTGCAGGAGGACTGGTAGCGCTGAAAGGGAGCAACGGACTGTACGTAAGCTCCGAAAACGGCACCAAGGAAATGACCTGTAACCGCGCCACAATCGGTGCTTGGGAGCAGTTCACCTTTGAGGAAATCAGCAGTGGCGTGTACGCACTCAAAGCCAACAATGCCCAATACCTGCGGGAAAATATGCTCTGCACCAGCCCGACAGCCGGATCTTGGCAGCAGTGGACGGTGGATATGACCACCATCGCATCCTTCCAAAACCTCGGAAGTGCTAAGTACATGAGTTCGACCAACCCGAGCCAAATGTCTACGGTAACCACCCTTGGGACTACCGAAAAATTCGAGATCATCGATGCTGGAGGAGGATTGGTTGCGCTCAAGGGAAGCAATGGCAATTACGTCAGCTCCGAAAATGGGACAACTGAGATGACCTGTAACACAGCGACTATCGGTGCTTGGGAGAAATTCACCCTAGAAGATCAAGGGGATGGTTCATTTGCCCTGCTTGCGAATAATGGCCAATACCTCCGCGAAAACATGCTGTGTACTTCCGCGACCGTTTCTTCCTGGCAGAAATGGACCGTCACCACTGGACTCAGCGCAAGACGAGGCGTCGAGCCTCCCGTGGAACAATCATTCGAAGTGTATCCGAATCCATTGAATGGGACCGCAGTCGTCGTGAACTGGGAACAGGCCCAGGCACCTTACCAGATCCAAATCATGGACCTGCGTGGTGTGGTCGTTTTCCGGACTTCAGATGTAGCGGGTTCCGTCAAAATCGCCCGAGATGATCTGGGAGGAAATGGTGTGTACATCGTAACTGTGAATGATGGCAAGACCACTCAATTTTCGAAATTGGTGGTGAATGGAAGATAG
- a CDS encoding polysaccharide lyase family protein produces the protein MKSSSFAVIFYPFRLSQQAISADGQLPFILPFPNQDIPMKRISRLLSCSILAIWLGLYSPVVQAQDVITIDYKTQRFIGDVSQLDRGKYFTFHGFFGANSTDPDLIHFRSTYNLSTDYSGSRRFWSPMHKVDNDLSGKLPKIKDQYDGVRAVDGTIATGKLNSLMHDPDLDYAEVDISKRSKQVATYVAQNFKDEWDDVPTFYEPLNEPMVHANDFYPGKWNKAKTDQVIAKICAFHRDMGAAIHALPELSNMKIIGYASAYPSFEKNNFDLWKKRYKKFIEVAGPEMDGFSVHLYDGVGLNNSGGRRSGSNAEAIMDLIEAYSFEELGVVKPLAITEYGRLVKSQPGWKPGGKVSNYEPVENSQAVRSQIHMVMNFMERADNMMIAVPFSVAKSDPYKQKFSRAALWVKERDGSYKLTERRFFFEMWKDVQGKRVQIHSSNIDIQTQAFVNGNKLHVVLNNLNDATQTMDLKLVDVEGLQQVDIKRLKIFVDKVPSFTTSSSATAPSNISLEYGETAVLTYTFGTDVAFDKSIRSQKYYATSTLKPIAADTEISFTIKGVRKGAGTATLRVGVGRKLEANLQPTITVNGQPVNYSGDVIRGYDQNNRSSFFGTMEIPVDMSLLKKGANTITVKFPDDGGHVTSMILQVNTYGEAVVR, from the coding sequence ATGAAATCATCGTCTTTCGCAGTCATTTTCTATCCGTTCCGCTTGTCGCAACAAGCCATTTCTGCGGATGGACAATTGCCTTTCATCCTCCCATTTCCTAACCAAGACATCCCCATGAAAAGGATTTCCCGATTGCTTTCCTGTAGCATTCTTGCCATTTGGCTTGGCCTGTATTCGCCAGTAGTTCAAGCGCAGGATGTGATTACCATAGACTACAAAACTCAGCGATTCATTGGAGACGTTTCCCAATTGGATCGAGGCAAATATTTCACCTTCCACGGATTCTTCGGTGCCAATTCCACCGACCCAGATCTCATCCATTTTCGAAGCACTTACAATCTCTCTACTGATTACAGCGGTTCTCGGAGATTCTGGAGTCCCATGCACAAAGTGGATAACGACCTTTCTGGAAAACTGCCCAAAATCAAGGACCAATATGATGGCGTTCGTGCCGTAGACGGAACCATCGCCACCGGCAAGCTGAACTCCCTGATGCACGATCCAGATCTGGATTATGCGGAGGTGGACATTTCGAAGCGTTCCAAGCAGGTAGCAACCTACGTCGCCCAAAATTTCAAGGACGAATGGGATGATGTGCCCACCTTCTACGAGCCGCTGAACGAACCCATGGTCCACGCCAACGATTTTTACCCCGGCAAGTGGAACAAAGCCAAAACGGATCAGGTCATCGCCAAGATCTGCGCATTCCACCGAGACATGGGCGCGGCGATTCATGCCCTCCCGGAGCTGAGCAATATGAAGATCATCGGCTATGCTTCTGCCTATCCTTCCTTCGAAAAAAACAACTTTGACCTCTGGAAAAAACGCTACAAGAAATTCATTGAAGTTGCGGGTCCAGAAATGGACGGATTTTCGGTACACCTGTACGATGGGGTGGGACTCAACAATTCCGGCGGTCGTCGTTCCGGCTCCAACGCCGAAGCCATCATGGACTTGATCGAAGCATACAGCTTTGAAGAACTGGGCGTTGTAAAGCCATTGGCCATCACCGAATATGGTCGTCTCGTGAAAAGTCAGCCGGGATGGAAACCGGGAGGCAAGGTGTCCAACTATGAGCCTGTGGAAAATTCTCAGGCCGTCCGTTCGCAGATCCACATGGTCATGAACTTCATGGAACGTGCCGACAACATGATGATTGCGGTCCCATTTTCCGTGGCCAAATCAGATCCCTACAAGCAGAAATTTTCCCGAGCAGCGCTATGGGTCAAGGAGCGGGACGGTTCCTATAAATTGACAGAGCGTCGCTTTTTCTTCGAAATGTGGAAGGACGTGCAAGGAAAGCGCGTCCAGATCCATTCCAGCAATATCGATATCCAGACGCAAGCATTTGTCAATGGAAACAAGCTTCATGTAGTCCTGAACAATTTGAACGATGCCACCCAGACGATGGACCTGAAGTTGGTGGATGTCGAAGGATTGCAGCAGGTGGATATCAAACGCCTCAAGATCTTCGTGGACAAAGTTCCCTCATTCACCACCAGCAGCTCGGCGACTGCACCGAGCAACATCAGCCTTGAATATGGGGAAACGGCCGTACTGACCTATACATTCGGTACGGATGTAGCGTTCGACAAAAGCATTCGCAGTCAGAAGTACTATGCGACCTCCACCTTGAAGCCGATTGCTGCCGACACCGAAATTTCCTTCACGATCAAAGGAGTCAGAAAGGGAGCAGGAACTGCAACTCTTCGCGTAGGAGTTGGGCGCAAGCTGGAAGCCAATCTCCAACCGACCATCACCGTCAATGGCCAACCAGTCAACTACAGCGGAGATGTGATCCGTGGATACGATCAGAACAACAGATCAAGCTTCTTTGGCACGATGGAGATCCCCGTGGACATGAGTCTGCTGAAGAAAGGAGCCAATACTATCACCGTGAAATTCCCCGATGACGGCGGGCATGTTACCTCCATGATTTTGCAGGTGAATACCTATGGCGAGGCAGTCGTCCGATAG
- a CDS encoding T9SS type A sorting domain-containing protein, which yields MKRIPLLLPCALFGFWLSFLAPAVQAQDVISIDHKTQRFIGDVSQLDRSKYFTFHGFFGANSTDPDLVNFRNTYNLPSNYSGSRRFWGPLHKVDDDPAGTIPNVINKYDGVRSVDGAIATGTLGSLMNDPNEDYSVLDLSTRSQHVATYIAQSFKDEWDDVPTFYEPLNEPMVHAHEFYPGGWNTAKNDIIVTKICEFHRDLGVAMHALPELTNMKLIGYASAYPSFENNNFDLWQKRYKKFIDIAGQDMDGFSVHLYDGVGINNSGGRRSGSNAEAIMDMIEAYSFEKLGEVKPLAVTEYGRLVESQPGWTSGGNISNYEPVENSQAVRSQIHMVMSFMERAGNMMITVPFSIGKSNPYTDMFSRASLWVKQPDGSYHVTERRYFFEMWKDVKGKRVQIHSSNIDIQTQAFVDGNKLHVVLNNMNDATQTANLNLADVTGLQSVDIKRLKVYVNQVPQFTTSSSSTAPSSLSLEYGETAVLTYTFDSGIEFDASLSSEKYYANATLKPIAANSPVAFTIDNVEKGTGTAILRVGVGRDLGASLQPTITLNGQTVSYSGDVIRGYDQANRSRFFGILEIPVDMSYLNNGTNAITVKFPDNGGHVTSVILQVETLGDPVVPVPGPIVTFQNVGSGKFMSAQNPNQLVTVLAAGATEQFEVINLDGGALTEGFVALKGSNGQYVSSQDGATEMTCTSTTVGSLEEFSLVDQGDGTYAIQGNNGLYLRENMLCTSPSVSTWQKWTVAGLNSTSVEAIDASFEVYPNPSSDEDVRVNWPNAKGPYSIRITDLKGALVFRASGVVGSYQIARSSLGAKGIYLLSVHDQASAHSVKLLVK from the coding sequence ATGAAAAGGATTCCCCTATTACTTCCCTGTGCCCTCTTTGGCTTCTGGCTGAGTTTTCTTGCTCCAGCCGTCCAAGCTCAGGATGTGATTAGCATCGATCACAAAACCCAACGATTCATTGGAGACGTTTCCCAACTGGATCGCAGCAAATATTTCACCTTTCACGGGTTTTTCGGTGCCAATTCCACCGATCCAGATCTTGTCAACTTTCGCAACACCTACAATCTCCCCTCCAATTACAGCGGCAGTCGGAGATTCTGGGGGCCCTTACACAAAGTGGACGACGATCCCGCTGGTACGATTCCCAATGTCATCAACAAATATGATGGGGTTCGAAGCGTGGATGGCGCGATCGCGACTGGCACGCTAGGTTCCTTGATGAATGATCCGAATGAGGATTATTCCGTCTTAGATCTGTCTACTCGGTCCCAACATGTAGCTACCTACATCGCCCAGAGTTTCAAGGACGAATGGGATGACGTACCGACCTTCTATGAGCCCCTCAACGAGCCGATGGTTCATGCCCATGAATTCTATCCCGGAGGTTGGAACACGGCCAAAAATGACATCATCGTCACCAAGATCTGCGAATTTCACCGTGACTTGGGCGTAGCCATGCATGCGCTCCCAGAATTGACCAATATGAAGTTGATCGGCTATGCCTCGGCCTACCCATCATTCGAAAACAACAACTTTGACCTTTGGCAAAAACGCTACAAAAAATTCATCGACATCGCGGGACAAGACATGGACGGGTTCTCGGTGCATTTGTACGACGGGGTGGGAATCAACAACTCTGGCGGGCGTCGCTCGGGTTCCAATGCCGAAGCCATCATGGACATGATCGAGGCGTATAGCTTTGAGAAATTGGGGGAGGTGAAGCCGCTGGCTGTGACCGAATATGGCCGCCTCGTAGAAAGCCAACCGGGATGGACCTCCGGTGGAAACATCTCCAACTATGAACCTGTGGAAAATTCACAGGCAGTGCGATCCCAGATTCACATGGTCATGAGTTTCATGGAGCGCGCAGGGAATATGATGATTACAGTTCCATTCTCTATCGGAAAATCCAATCCCTACACGGACATGTTTTCCAGAGCTTCTCTCTGGGTGAAGCAGCCGGACGGTTCGTATCACGTGACCGAGCGCCGCTATTTCTTCGAAATGTGGAAGGACGTAAAAGGCAAACGGGTCCAAATCCATTCCTCCAATATCGATATCCAGACACAGGCATTTGTCGATGGTAACAAACTCCATGTGGTGCTCAACAACATGAACGATGCCACCCAAACTGCCAACCTCAATCTGGCAGACGTGACGGGCTTACAAAGCGTGGACATCAAAAGACTCAAGGTCTATGTGAATCAAGTCCCTCAATTCACGACTTCCAGTAGCAGCACGGCTCCCAGCAGCCTAAGTCTTGAATACGGAGAAACTGCGGTATTGACCTATACCTTTGATTCGGGGATAGAATTCGATGCGAGCCTCAGCAGCGAGAAGTATTATGCAAACGCTACCTTGAAGCCGATTGCTGCGAATAGTCCTGTGGCCTTTACCATTGATAACGTGGAAAAAGGTACTGGAACCGCGATCCTGCGGGTAGGTGTAGGGCGCGACTTGGGAGCGAGCTTGCAACCGACCATCACCCTCAATGGACAAACGGTGAGCTATAGCGGCGATGTAATTCGTGGCTACGACCAGGCCAATCGTTCTCGCTTCTTCGGCATCTTGGAGATCCCAGTGGACATGAGCTATCTGAACAACGGGACCAATGCCATCACCGTGAAATTTCCCGACAATGGTGGCCATGTGACCTCTGTGATCCTACAGGTGGAAACGTTGGGCGACCCGGTCGTTCCAGTCCCCGGTCCGATCGTAACGTTCCAGAATGTAGGCAGCGGCAAATTCATGAGCGCACAGAACCCCAATCAATTGGTCACCGTCTTGGCCGCTGGAGCCACCGAACAATTCGAAGTCATCAACTTGGATGGAGGCGCCCTCACAGAAGGGTTCGTCGCATTGAAGGGAAGTAATGGTCAATATGTCAGTTCGCAAGATGGAGCCACCGAGATGACCTGTACCTCCACGACGGTTGGATCTTTGGAAGAATTCTCGCTGGTGGATCAAGGAGATGGCACCTACGCTATCCAAGGCAACAATGGCCTCTACCTCCGCGAAAACATGCTCTGCACCTCCCCGAGTGTGAGCACTTGGCAGAAATGGACCGTAGCAGGCCTAAATAGCACAAGTGTGGAGGCAATCGATGCTTCCTTCGAAGTCTACCCCAATCCTTCGAGCGATGAGGATGTACGGGTGAATTGGCCGAATGCCAAAGGCCCATATTCGATCCGCATCACAGATCTCAAAGGCGCTCTGGTCTTCCGGGCTTCTGGAGTGGTGGGGTCCTACCAAATCGCTCGGTCCTCCCTGGGAGCGAAAGGCATTTATCTGCTATCGGTGCATGACCAAGCTTCTGCTCATTCCGTCAAGCTGTTGGTGAAATAA